Sequence from the Castanea sativa cultivar Marrone di Chiusa Pesio chromosome 12, ASM4071231v1 genome:
AAGTCATCAAGGACATCTTGAGCAtcataaaacacttctttgagcTGCCCAAGCCAGACGGTTAGCTCCTGGTTATGAACCCGCTGCTCTTCTGCATCCAACAACACAGCTTTGACGTTAGATAGGGTGTTTTCAAGTCTTCTCAGATCGCTTTCCACACCCCATACCAAGCAAGCTTCTTGGAAAGCCGGGGACACTAATTCCCCAAGCAATTTGGCTGCGATGTTAAACACAAATGTCTCGGCTGCAGCCatcttagagagagagagagagagagagagagagttgttctTTGGTGAGAGGAGGTGAGACTGTGAAAGAGATTCAGCTTTTAGAGGGCGAGAAAATAGATAGGATATGTGAGGAGAACTGGGATTCCACGTGGACAGCCACTATGGTTCTCAGACCTCAGTCCACCCCGCCAAATAATTAATAGATGTGAGataaataagtaattttattttgataataaaggATGCTTATATTCTTAAAtcatgtttatattattttgttgtaaaaaaaaatatatagttgacTTGAACTTGACTTTCACCCTTCTGACTTCAGAGGTCTTTCTGTTACCTTTATTTGTTTCCTGCTTGCATACTTGGACACTAACGAAGCATTTTCCAAACTTTAACATGGCAAAGAAGCTTAGATTTGACCTCTTAGCCATACTTTTCTTCCTTATTACACTAGCCTATCCCTGCTAGGGAAGTTTCCTTATGAAGTTCAACGCGTTCAGCTGCCAACATTTCATGATAACCGTTTGATTTCATCGGATGATTGTGAGCACCAACACTGTCCTAGGAAATGGCTTTCTAATTCTTGTATATGCTTATTGCATTTACTGGGCTGCTAAGATTTTGACTGATGGAAGTGAGATTTTGCTTGAGATTCTTGGTCCGGGCATCATTGGTGGTCTCTTCTTGCTCATATTCAGCTCACTTCCTAATGCTATTATCATCCTTGGTAAGTCTGACTTGCTTTTATTCTTTGTTGGAATTATTTCAAACCATCACTTTCTGCGTACTACATTGCTTATACGGGCATCATTGTCCTTCAATTCTTTACTTCTTCAAAGATTAAAGGTCAGAAAGGACCAGGGGTGCCGTTCCAAATTCTAAACCATAAAGCCCATGTGTTAACTGTCATTTCTAAGTTCTAACTGTAACATTATTATGATTCGATTATAGATCCGTTTGTTCCTTAGCCAGAGACTTTATCTTAGAGTACGTAATGTTCCTACGAAAGGCAAATTCCATCCATTTAGCGATGGTAACAGCCCGTAAAGAGATGGGTACCCACCCGGCAGTCACGGATTTTACCCGACCCATTAGAGGATTTGGATATAGGGTATCTGGGTATAGGTATTTCCTGTACCAAATCGGTAAGGTCGGGTAGGGGTACGTAGGGTAATACCTGTTAAATGCCTTGACAGAATTTGTTTAACGTAGAAACAACTTGAGTCGAGGCACTTGGAAACTTCAGATTTATGGttgtttttatgttaaattgtGTTATCTAAATCAATTTGTTGTTTCGAAAAAGGtcaatttaatcacttaactattatttattattatttttatacaagatagaattctactctagtctaatctaagtatatatatgtgtgaagttccctcttcgagacttgaacctcggcccttgccccacattccacaagtataagtacttgtgaaGTGTGGAACCATTATTAAGTACCTGTTACAGTGATCTGCAATAGATGAAGATTCATTAATGCAAATGAACTTTCTTATGTATTTTTAGCATCGGGACTATCCGAGACCAAGGAAACTGCTCAAAGTCAGCTCTCCATTGGACTGGCCTTGCTGGCTGGAACAGCTGTTAATCTTCTGACATTACTTTGGGGATCCTCTGTTTTATTTAGCAGGCATGACCTTGAAGATTCTGCAGATTCAACCAATACAAAACGCTTTAGCTTTACTGGTATTTTCTCATACTTCACACAGCAAGGCTGTGTATGAATGTGTGTGGGCGTGCATGCAAGTTTTCTTTGAAGATATGCCAGCTTGTTTTCAATGAATTGAGGGAAAATGTTCAAGCATGTTTTCAATACCTGGCAGTTAACTAAACTGATTATAGTAACCTGATATATAATCTTGTTAGTGTCTATTTTCAAGCTTCTCAgcaaacttttctaaaatgacCTAGTTCCATGGCTCCTGCCAAAAGTTTTGCAAACTTAGCTGAGTCTTAGACTCCATTCACCAAGAACTTAAATGTACTATTTATGAGCTGAGACCTAATGTACCACCCCCAAAATTGTTAATCCCTATTCATCGAAATGTTAAACCATCTCTAAATGGCATAATAAGTTGATGTCAAATAACCAAGTCATCTAAACTCAAAGATTAAGCATAaccaaaaaccttaaataagTCTTGATAGAACTACTCCCAAGATAATATTACAACCTATAATACATGAAATTCTCCGGACATAAATGTTTGCTTGAAATCTTAACATTAGCTCACTTGAAAGCAAGAATGATCGCATCCTAATAATCTGTTATGACTACGACCTCAAGCAActaatctgaaatttttttaaataatatagtgAGTTACACAACCTAGTAAGTAGAAAGTCACAGACCATTGAACAAGAGAAAGAAGGTAACTAGGTAAGTCaataaaattttgtagaaataatCAAATTGCAAGGAAAGAATTATCAATTATAAACTGTGTCATTTCAAAACAACGATAAATGATAGTAATGAAATCAATAAACTATGAGGTAGGCAGATCTCAAATGagtataaaataatagaataacTTATCAAGtgggagaaaatttttaaataactataaaattgaaactatattattagtaggacaaggtttgaaacaaattgcatatctaacaaatcgagtccagaGGACTTGATtttgggcttataaatcgagtattTTGCACTCGGTTTTCCTGTTGCGCCAGCTGCTGAGGTGGACAAAAGTGTCCACGTAGGCCTGGAATCGACTCTTCAAACCTCGCGCCACTTGGAATCCTCAcagtctctcactctcactcttcaAACTCTCACTCTTCAAACCCTCACTCTTCAAACCCTCACTCTCCTTCAAACCTCGCGCTGCGCCACTGCTCAGCCTCATCACTCTTCAAACGTTCAGAAGCAGAATTTGAAGAAGAGGCGGAGAAATTAGGGGTGGTTCATAAGCATAATCTCAAAACGGCAACACAAACAGAGAATTAAGTACAGTTTGGAGGGCTAATACTTTCATTATATATAGGGGCTTGAACTTTTCAATCAATCCCATCCCTGTACACCTTGCTCTTCAATTCAAGTTATTCCTCTCTTATCTCTCACTCTCCTCAGTGGCTGTGGTATGCTGGTAGTGTCAACAGACTAAGTCCGAggtaaaaccttttttttttttttttaattcgcAGCATCTATCTAAAAAAAGGTGTGAGTGACTGTATCTCATCATTTCCATAACAAGTTATGTCATGTGCTAATGCTAGCAATAATTATGTGAAGGTTGACAATTGCTCACAAAGTTCTTTACTTTATATCTGAATGTGTTCCTTTCTAGATGCAAAGAGTGGAAAAGTATTAAGATTTGTTCCATTTCTTCTTGTTATATTGTTGATAGGCCTTTTTCCGCTAAAATTAGCACAGTTGTTTAGGTGTTGTACCTTAGTATTTTCTTGTGTTAATAGTTATTAACTTGGCATTGGCGATACTGTGGTTAGTTGTCACGCTCAACTTGGTGGAAGCctggttatatatataatggttgcATGCCTTTCATGCACTCCTGATGCATTTCCCAGAACAAACCCATTCCCGTTTTCTAAACCACAATTTGGTTCACAAGAAGCTCTTCTATCACTCCACAAGTGCACCAATTTCAAACATCTTAAGCGAGTCTATGCAAAGATAATTCGCCACGGTCTCTCTCATGATCAGTTACTTATTAGGAGACTTCTTAGTCTTTGCTCTTCTTATGGGAAAATGGATTTTGCTACTCTTGTATTCCATCAAATTCAGGGCCCTCTTACCTTTACTTGGAACCTAATGATTAGATCTTATACCATCAATGATTGCTCAAAACAAGCCCTTCTTCTGTTTAACCTTATGATATCCCAAGGCTTTCCACCCGATAAGTTTACCTTTCCATTTGTTATCAAAGCTTGCAGTGCTACTTCTGCAATTGAGATGGGAAAAGTGGTTCATGGGCTAGCTATCAAAACTGGTTTTGAAGGAGATTTGTTTGTGCTGAACACTTCAATGGATCTTTACTTCAAGTGTGGGAAGGTAGATTTTGGGTGTAAGATATTTGAAAAAATTCGTGTCCGCAGTGTGGCTTCGTGGAGGAAGAAGcagaaggaagaagagaaaTTGTTGTTTACTTTTGGAGGATTATTTCTTGTTTCTAGTCATTGTGCTTAATTGGGGCTCTAACTCAAATGGCATATCTTCTCTTGTAATAGTAAGGTAGAGGGTGTCATAGTTTCAACATGCACTGGCTGTACATGTAATACtgactcccaaaaaaaaaaatcatagttcAGATGCTCCTTTATTTTATGTTGGGGTTAGCCAGGATGCTTATTTAAAAAGTGCTCAAGGCAAGTGTTCTCATTTGCAGATATTGTAGCTAAACTAGGACATAGAGATGTGTCAAATCTCACGCCCACTGCCATAGCAATTgaggtagctctctctctctctctcttcattgaGCTTCAACTGGTGCAATGATTCCTAAGTAGTATCCTCAGGTGCATTGCCCAACCACTGTACTAGAACTTCATTAATAGACCTAGACCTCAAACTCTTAGTTCGGGTTTGTAGAACAGCTACAGGTTCTAGAATAATTTGACCTGTCTCATCTAGGGTGGTAAAGTGGGCAATGGAGAGATTTGTTGTCCCAACTTCAGCTTCAAAAAAGAGACATGAAAATTGGACGTATCTTATTGTCACTAGGTAAATCCAGATTGTAGGCTACCTCCCCACCCTTTCAAGCACCTGGAAGGAGCCATAAAACCTTGGAGATAACTTCCATTTACCCTTGGAGGCTAAAGACTTCTGCTTGTAGGGTTGCAACCTCAAAACACCCAATCTCCTACTTGAAAAGACCTTTCAGTTCTGTGTTTATCTGCAAAAAGCTTCATTCTCTCCTGAGCAGCCACTAGATTAGCCTTGAGAGTAGCTAAAATCTGCTGCCTCTAAGTAAAAAGAGAATCTAGTGCTGCCACCCTCGAAATGCCTGAAATATATTTCTTGGCTTTGTTCTTTTAGCCCTCCATTTGGATTTTGAGGAAGCTGgggaaatgaaataaaaaagatttcaaCTTTGATGCCAATTTTGTGTTCTGAAGGAGCAATTTTGGGGCTTTGTTTGGTCCATCAGTGTGTTTTGAGGTTTGCTATAAAGGAGTTTTAATGTTCTTCCTGAACTGAGGGGAGGACTAGAACAAGGTTTTTCTTATGGGGTCCctgagagaaaatgagagaaagaaaggaatgtgaaattttgaattctgtGTTTGGTTAAAGTGGATACTTTGTTGCTATCTTTGTTTTTGGATTCTTCAATTTAAGGCTTTTATGGTACACCATCTTTGAGGTGAAACTATGAAAGTGCTACAGTTTATGGGGTTTTGAACTTTTGACTGAGCAAACTGAGTTTAGGACTAGAACTTTAGTATCTTTCCTTCACGCCCTTTGTTTACTCTCTAAAAATGTGAGGAAAAGAGTGGCAAAGAAATTGTGATTTTGAATCACATATTTTACAGTGTACTTTGAATCTCTGATGccttttcttgatttttttctaTTCCTGTTTGAATTGACTAGAGTAGGGCTttatcttgtttgtttgttatggtAATGGGATTTGATCATTCATTCTTAAAGAATGATGCTTTGCTTTTATAGGTGGGTTTCTGTGCTTTTTACTTTTACTAATAGAGTGTGTTCTATTGATTTATTCTTTTGCCtctattgaatttttattcCAGAGTCAGTGAAAGGCCGCACCTTAAGTTGTATAATTTGTGAGATTAAGATTTCTAGATGCATGATTCTAGCTTTCCtgaagaacttttttttttatccaaagtTTGAGTTGACATACTAATCAAAAAATTTGAGTTGACATGGTCATTGTAATCATGTTCTCCACTAATACCCTTTTTTCGGATGTTGTTCTGTTGATAAATGAGAATGGTTCTGAGAGGGATTGGCTGTAACTTTCTGTAATTGTTTACATTGTGTTGGGAACAGGATTATGTGCCGActgtatttgaaaatttcagTGCGAATGTGGTTGTGGATGGGAGAACTGTTAAATTACTCCTGTGGGATACTGCTGGTAAGTTCGGGACctgttatttttcattcttctccCTGTCTTTGAGAGTTTCTTGTCTTGGGTCTGATGTTTTAGATTTATGGAACATGCCAGGAAGATTATAATAGATTAAGACCATTGAGCTATCATGGGGCTGATGTCTTCTTGCTTGCATTCTCACTCATAAGCGAGGCcagttatgaaaatgttgtgaagaAAGTAAGACTGGTGTTAACTATGTGGGttctttcttttcccctttCTCTTTCTAATGATGTATGATAAATTCTTCATGCTTTTATGTTTTGATGCTCAGTGGATTCCTGAATTGAGGCATTATGCACCTGGTGTTCCAATTGAGTCTCCACCGTCGATTAACGACGCCTCCGATAGGGTTTCTcactttcctttcctttcctttcctttctctcactttattttatttttatttttttaatttgtttaatttttgttgcatTTGGTTCCggagaaaataataattcagGAATTAGGGCAAAGGGAATCGGAATTCCGATCtgtgattattatttttttttgttaggtttttaTGAAGGTTGAAGTTTTAATTGGGTTTAAAATGATTagattctgaaaaaaaaaaacataggttcattttttttttccttttgtagtATTTTGATTTGGTTTCTTGAAGAGCTCAGATTTGTAATTGAAGGAAATTGTAGGTGAAAGGGTGTGTTTGGAATTGCCAATAATTGTGAATTTGTCCGAATTGAATGATAAATTAATAAGATGTTATTTCTATTGaaaaaagattagaaaggaTGCAAGATGTTgtgaaagaaaatagaaaatgttaCATACAGCAGCAATATTAAAGGACAAGTATGAACCCATGTTCGCTGTTAAAATTTTGAGCTGTTGATGTAGAAACTGAGTGGAAGGGATGTACTTTTCAGAAAAACTTTTGGGACCTCCATGGGCTTGGAGATCTATTATTTAGATGGCATTGGCATTGTTGCCTGTTACAATAATGTGATTTTGAAGAAGCTTTGAATATTTTCGCCTAATTTCTAAGAACCACCTCTCAAGAAGTTGAGGTGGTAGAAATTTGATGCTGCTTTCATGAAGCCTTCTCATCTGCAAAACCATATACTGATTGGATAACTTGTAGTAGTTTTGGTAAGATAGATGATTTTTTCTTGTATGGAGAACATTAAAGTGACTGTAGAGCATCTGGTTGTTAACGTAGATTCTCAGTCCTTACCTTTTCCTGTTACTCATGTTAACATCTATGATGGTAATAGTATTCATCTTACACTATGATCTGTTGGTTTGAATGTATTTTGAGAAGCCTAGAATTTAGATATTCTGCTTGGTATTCACAtatgttttagtattttttttttggattaattttcaAACGCTAGTTTGGCTGCTgcaattatatgtttaaattcACTGCtttgcataatttttaattgaaatttcttGCCATGTTATTCTGTTCTCCAATATTCAGTTCCATTGTATTTCTACAGCTTGTTCACTTGAACTAAGGTCTAAATAATATTCTTTCCAGATCAATAGAAGAGGTGAAACAGTGGATGAGAAGATCAAAAGGCTTGATGTTGAGCTTAGTAGATATAAAGAGGAGATCAAGAAAACGAGACCTGACCCTGCTCAAGAAGCTGTTAAAGCTCGAACCATGAGGGCTGTTAAAGCTCGAACCATGAGGGTTCTCAAGCAAAAGAGAATGTAGGTGCCTCTTCTAATGTCATTAAATCTTTATTGCACTTTTATCTGGGGATAACATTCTGCATGTGCTGTTATATATGTGCAATAGTTCttcttgaaagaaaaatgcataGTGTTTGCAAAGTACTAGGTGTTTAGGTATAACATAGTTTGAAAAGCTTTGAATTTGATGGGAATTTTTCAAGCAGGTTTGAATGGGTAAAGAGCTTGACTTTTAGAGAGTATGTATAGGTGATAAAGCTAAAGCTGTGTTGAAGACACAGGGAAGAAAGgttaaaaatttgaagttataatCATTAAGAGGGAAGAAGCTTTTTGTTAGTTTTGAGGAtatttgtcaaaaaagaaaaggctgtTATGGTTTCAAGGATAAAATAGGTTTATTAAAGACTTATACATAACAAGTTAAAGAACAACCACAGAAATATTATGGAAAATTGAAGTCATTATTTATGCAGTAATGCTGGGGGGTTATAGgcctccaaaaaaataaaagagaataattttaatttgaaaattgacCTATTCATTGTTTTTATAAGTAGTTTTTTTAGTAGTATAGAAGAACCACATCCAAATACACAGGTTGT
This genomic interval carries:
- the LOC142618642 gene encoding vacuolar protein sorting-associated protein 60.1-like isoform X3 translates to MCRLYLKISVRMWLWMGELLNYSCGILLIYGTCQEDYNRLRPLSYHGADVFLLAFSLISEASYENVVKKWIPELRHYAPGVPIESPPSINDASDRINRRGETVDEKIKRLDVELSRYKEEIKKTRPDPAQEAVKARTMRAVKARTMRVLKQKRMYEGQRDMLYNQTFNLDQVSFAAEAPQGA
- the LOC142618642 gene encoding uncharacterized protein LOC142618642 isoform X2, whose product is MCRLYLKISVRMWLWMGELLNYSCGILLEDYNRLRPLSYHGADVFLLAFSLISEASYENVVKKWIPELRHYAPGVPIESPPSINDASDRINRRGETVDEKIKRLDVELSRYKEEIKKTRPDPAQEAVKARTMRAVKARTMRVLKQKRMYEGQRDMLYNQTFNLDQVSFAAEGIKDAQQTVCPKELFFFFFPYRIQMFTIEN
- the LOC142618642 gene encoding uncharacterized protein LOC142618642 isoform X1, whose product is MCRLYLKISVRMWLWMGELLNYSCGILLIYGTCQEDYNRLRPLSYHGADVFLLAFSLISEASYENVVKKWIPELRHYAPGVPIESPPSINDASDRINRRGETVDEKIKRLDVELSRYKEEIKKTRPDPAQEAVKARTMRAVKARTMRVLKQKRMYEGQRDMLYNQTFNLDQVSFAAEGIKDAQQTVCPKELFFFFFPYRIQMFTIEN
- the LOC142620815 gene encoding pentatricopeptide repeat-containing protein At3g26630, chloroplastic-like is translated as MVACLSCTPDAFPRTNPFPFSKPQFGSQEALLSLHKCTNFKHLKRVYAKIIRHGLSHDQLLIRRLLSLCSSYGKMDFATLVFHQIQGPLTFTWNLMIRSYTINDCSKQALLLFNLMISQGFPPDKFTFPFVIKACSATSAIEMGKVVHGLAIKTGFEGDLFVLNTSMDLYFKCGKVDFGCKIFEKIRVRSVASWRKKQKEEEKLLFTFGGLFLVSSHCA